CTGCTGCTATGAATAAAGCGGGACATATTGTTGATGCTGTGGGAGATGGCGAAACAGCTAGTTGGTTACTTAGAGAACGCGAATATGATTTGTTGATTTTAGATTGGATGTTACCAAAAGTCAGCGGTGTTGATTTATGTCAACAATATCGAAAAGCAGGTAAAACTGCGCCTGTATTATTTCTCACTGCTAAAGATGCGATTTTAGATAAAGTGACAGGATTAGATGCTGGTGCTGATGATTATTTGGTAAAACCTATCAATGTAACAGAGTTATTAGCAAGAATACGCGCTTTAGGAAGGCGTTCTCCACTTTGGCAAGGTGATATTTTAAAATTAGCAGATTTAGAATTACATCCTGCTTTACTAATCATTAAAAGACAAGAAAAAACTACTCAGTTATCAACTAGAGAATTTCAACTAATGGAATATTTTATGCGCCATCCCCGACAAATTTTGACCCGCGATCGAATTGAACAAGCTTTATGGGAATGGAATATGGAACCGGAAAGTAAAGCTGTTACTATTTTAGTGCATCGTCTTCGCCAAAGACTACAAGCAGTTGATGCCGAAGATTGGTTACAAACTGTTTATGGCATGGGTTATCGATTAGCTTTTCCTGATTCACTTTTACCTTAATGTTTTCTCGCAGTCGGCAAAATTTAGCTCGTTGGTTTACCCTTTCAATGGGTAGCGTTTTTCTGGTATTTGTGGCGCTTTTCTATTTACGAGAAGCTCACGATCGCTTACGATTTTTCGATCGCACACTATTCAACATCAGTGAAATTATTGCGGCAAATGTTGAGGAAATAGTGTATCAAAACCAACGCCAAATTGACTTAGAAAATGTTCCAATATTAGGAAGTGATGCCATCCGATTGGATAAAGAAGTTTTGTTTGCTCGTTGGTACAATCCTGAAAAACAATTATTGCAGTTTATCGGGCCAATTCCTCAAACAACATTAAATAGTAAATTGGGATTTGAAACTATTTATGGCGAGGGATCTGATAATTATTCAGGAAAATTACGTCAACTTACTTTGCCAGTGTATCAAGAAGGAAAACTTTTAGGATATTTGCAAATTGCGGCTTCTTTAGCACCTGTGGAAATACCTTTACAACAGTTACAAATATTTTTAGTTATTGTTGTTCCTTGTATGTTATTAACTATTGCTTTAATAGGTTGGTTTTTGGGTGGTGCCGCCATGCAACCAATCCGGCAATCCTATCAACAATTACAACAATTTACGGCTGATGCTGCTCACGAATTACGCGCACCTTTAGCCGGAATTGTGAGTAATGCACAAGTAGGATTGATGGAACCGATCGATCCGCAAGAACAAACTTCTCGACTGCAAACTATTGCCAAAGTTGCTGAATCAATGGGTGTTTTACTGGGACATTTATTGTTTCTCGCTAGAAATGAGGGAAAACTGCCTCCAGAAGCACTTCGTTCTACAGATTTGGTGAATTTGTTGCAACCTATTGTAGAAGAATATCGGCAACAAACCGCGACCAAAAATTTAACATTTACTGCTAATTTACCCGATCGCCCTTTAATTTTAAAAGTAGAACCCGATTTAATTCGTCAAGCAATTATCAACCTTTTAAGTAATGCTTGCCGATACACTTTATCTGGGGGAAAAATTGAACTGACAATAATTTCTCAACCTCGATGGGTGATAATTCAAGTTAAAGATACAGGTATTGGGATTGGGGAAGAAGATTTGCAGCGGATTTTCGATCGCTTTTATCGAGTAGATAAAGTACGAACATATCAAACCGGAGGATTTGGATTAGGTTTAGCAATTACTCATCAAATTATCGCCGCGCACAATGGACAAATTTCTGTTAAAAGCACTTTAGGCAAAGGTTCAACTTTTGAAATTCGCTTGCCAATTTCTCATTGAAATATTCTTGTTACTTTTATCTGTTAATCTCATCACAGAAGCTAGAAAGCAGAGGGCAGAAGAAAAAAAGAAGGTGAACGGGTAATGCGATCGTTATCTCCCCTGTCCTCTGCTTCCTTAATTAATAGATGGGAGGTTTTTATGAAGAAAATTGTTTTTGGAATAGTTGCTTTAACAGGTGTTTTAGGTGCGGCATCAATTGCGATCGCACAAAACGAAATTCGCTACCCACATAACAATAACAATATGACTATTACCGGGAAAATTGTCCAAATAGGAGATGAGAAATTTCTCTTAGAAAGTGGTACAGAGCAATTTTTAATAGATGCAGATAACCTTAATTTACGCACAGCAAATTTACGAGAAGGTGAAACTGTCACTGTCAATATTAAATCAGATGATGATGACTTTGAAGCCATTAGTATTACTCGTGATAATAGAAAGGTAATTTATATTTTTGATGATTAATCATCGGGGAAATTTACTAACAATAAAACAAGCAGAATTTTGCGATTAGATCGAGGAGAAATCCCTACACTGACGCGACAATTAGGGAAACTTAAAACTCGGTCTTTTTCCCCCTTGGGGAAGGGGTGAGGAACATTTTAATTAACTGATATTACTCAGGAAGCTAGGTTAAAAATTTTGAAATGAGAATGTTATCTGTTGGTGTATTGATAGATCTCTGGTGGCGATCGGAAGCTGGAGGTCATGTAAAATGTTGGGAAAGGTTTGCAGAAGCGGCAATTTCATTTAACAACCAAATCGATCTAACTCTGTATTTTCTAGGTGCAAAAAACCAAGTCATTCATTTAACTAAAAATGTTCGATATAGCATTCATTCGCCAATTTTTGGCACGCAATGTTTGACTTTTTTAGATGAAATGACAGAACATACTGACTTGGCACCCATAAATCCTTGGTTGTTTTCTCATTTACGAAAACATGATATTTTGCACGTTACTCATCCACTATTTACATTAAGTCAAACAGCCAGAATTTTAGCAAAATATTCGCACAAGTTTTTGATTGCTTCTCTGCACACTGATGTTCCCAATTATAGCCAAATTTATACAGCTGATGTTGTGCGTCGAATGTTTGGCAATGGATGTTTAAGTCGGATTTTGTTAGAAAAGTTGCAGGTAGATCGCCGTACTAAAGATTCGTCAATTGGTAAGTTAGAACATTATTTAACTCAGTGCGATCGCGTTTTAGTTTCTCAACCCAATGACTACGAAAAAGTTGCAGAAATTTTGCCAAAAAATCGAATTTCCTATTTACGCCGAGGAATTAATCGCCAGCTTTTTCATCCCGGAAAACGCGATCGGACTAAACTAAAATATTTTTATGACATCGCGCCTGAGAATTTTCTATTACTATTTGTTGGACGGTTAGATTCCTGTAAAAATGTCCAAACATTTGCCCAAGCTGTGAAAATTTTACTAGACTGGAATTATCCAGTTCATGCACTAATGGCTGGACAAGGAAACAGTGCTAAACAAATCAAAGATTTACTCGGTTCATCTGTTACTCTTCCAGGGGTTTTACCGCAATCAATTCTTGCTTGGTTGTATGCTAGTGCGGACTTATTTGTGTTTCCTTCAAATACAGAGATTTACAGCAATGCAGTGATGGAAGCAAAAGCTTCAGGACTTCCGGTTTTAGTTTCGACAAAAGGCGGAACAGCACAACAAATTAATCAATCTGGTAAGGATGGTTTATTAATTAATCAGGATACACCAGAAGCTTGGGCAAAAGCGATCGCTTCCTTGATTAACGACCCAGAAAAATTACTTACCATGCAACAAGCAACTTATCAACAAAGCTTAAAACAATCTCCCACTTGGGAAACTGTTTTAGCAGAAGACCTCTTATCAGTATGGCAATCATGCAATTGCGATCGTTATTCCTCAGCTTCAGGAATCGGAAATCTTTCCCCAGCTAAATAAGCATTAAAATGCTTTTTGAAGTATGTCCAAGAAGTCATATCATCATCTAAAGGAGATTTAGGTGCATTTTTATATAAAGGAACTCTGGTGTTAATTTCATCTTGCAATAATTGAGGCAAATCGGTAAAATCTTTCACCTTCAAACCACAAGCACTATAAATTAAATTACCAGCTTGATTTCCCATTTTCATCCAAGGTAGCCAAGGGCCGATTCTATCCCAAGAAATAAACATTTCCGAAACAGTAACTATTTCTGGATTTTCCAAATCTTTAGTCGGAACAGTTAGTTTAAATAACTCCGCAGCTTGGTAAGTTTCTTGAGGACTGTAAGCACTAAAATTTTCATCTTTAGCTAAAGAATTTGGATAAGTAGGGAATAAATCAAACACAAAAGTAGTAATTTCCCCATTTACTTGTCCGGGAAATTTCCCTTTAAAACGTCCTTCTACAGGACTATTAGCAACATGAACCACCGTCACAGTTTCCCCTGTCCAAGGGTTTTCCCATTTATGTAAAATTTCGTTAGTTTGTGGATCGAGATAATAGGTTAATTCCCGTGAAGTGAAATCCCAAGTTTCATCATCATTAGGAATACATCGACTCACACTCATTCCCACAATATTAAACAAACGTTTCTTTTTTTCATTAGGAACAAAAGAATAAATTGCTCCAGTCCAAGTGAGGAAAGTTTGTTTTCCGTCAAGGGAAGAACGCACTTTTACCCATTCTTTAGTATCAAACTCTTTCACTTGATTGATCATCGATTAACCCTCTTAATAAGTAATCCTTTTTTGCCTCTCTTTCTTCAAGATGACGAAAAAACATTAACCATAAAGGTAGCGAAGCATTTAAAGCAATTAATCGCATTAAATGTCCGGCTGTGACTATTTCTACATCATGATTTAAAGATAAGGCAACTAATACCATTTCTGCTGAGCCTCCCGGTGCGGTAACTAACATACAACTTAGCCAATCCCAAGGGGTAAACAGCATCGCAAAACCAGAAGCAATAAATCCAGTTATGATAGTTAAGCTTACAGGAATTAAAGCATAAAATATGGTTGTTTTATTAATTTTTGGGTTGTTTCCCCAAGATTCTCCAATGCTAATTCCTAGTAATGCTTGACCAATTAAGTTTACAAGATATGGTGGTGTGAAGTTAATTTCAGGCAGAAATGGTAGCGAATTTAAGCAATAACTAAAACTTGTACCTACTATTAATGCCCCAAAGAAAAAAGGAGTAGGTATTTGCCATCTTTTAGATATTTCTACTCCTAAAAATGTGCAAAATAATAGAATAGTTAATAACATTAATGATAAACTATTTGTAGGTAACAAATGGTTCATTAAGTTGTTGACCGAAGTGTTATTACTATTAGCCAGCGACCGAGCAATGATGGGAATAATTATAACAACGCTGGTAACTCTGATTACTTGAACTACAGAAACTAGGGAAACATCTTTATTATATTCAGCAGCAAAGCTGGACATAATTCCTATACCACCGGGAGTTGTGGCTAACATAGCTGTAAATATATTGGTGCGACTAATTTTAGAGAAAACCCAGCCTATAAATACACCAGTTATCATAATAAATAGCGTTAGAAATAGGAAGGTTGGTAACTCTGAATAAACTGTCTCAATGTTGCCGTTAGCTATTGCAAAACCGATAGTAATTCCAACTAATGCTTGTCCAACTTTCCTAGCTATTGGATGTGGTTGAATTTCCCATTTAATGAAGCGCGAAACATAAATTGTTAAAGCACCAGCAGCGATACCGCCAAATATCCAAGCGATTCCTCCTATGGGTAAAAGTTTGGCAAAGGTAAAACCTAAAGGTAAAGAAAGAAGTAGTTCTAACCCCAAACTGACTAACGAGTTTTTAACTATTCTGTTGTTCACAGTTAAAATTTTCCTATTTCCTAAGTTAATTGCTGTTTTTTCTGAGATTTCATAAAGCAAAATGGCTGAATCAAAGGATTGATATCAGCTAAAGTATCTTGATTTGGGTCACTATTAATAAAGCAAATCCGACTAAAATAGGCGCTAGCAGCCATTTTTAGTTAAATTGTGATTGTTTTGCTTTAATATAGCATTAATATCTAAATTAAGATTCTTCAGGTGGAATAAATTCTTGTTCGATTTGGCGATATTTAGGAATACCGATGAATTCTTGGAAGTCCTTAAATTTCACCAATTCGGTAAAATCTGCTGTGGTTCCATGTTCTTTTAACTGACGGAAACACGCTGTCATTATTTGAGTTGTGGCTAACAGTCCAGTCACAGGGAAAAAGGCTATTTTGAAACCCATTTCTTGCAATTCTGGGGCGGAAATTTCTGGGGTTTTCCCACCTTCAACGATGTTAGCAACTAAGGGGAAGTTGGGGAAGGTTTTTGCGATCGCCTTTAGTTCCTCCACCGACTGCGGCGCTTCCACAAACAATATATCTGCACCCGCCTCAATATAAGCATTTCCCCGCCGCAAAGCTTCCTCTAAACCCAATGGCCCTCGTGCATCAGTTCGGGCGATAATTACTAAACTACTATCACCTCGCGCTTTCACAGCCGCCCGAATTTTCCCTGCGTGTTCCGCCATTGAAATCACTCTTTTCCCTTCAAAATGACCGCATTTTTTCGGCCATTCTTGGTCTTCTAAAATGATGCCAGCTAAACCCAATTGTGCCGCATCTTTAACTATTCGCATGACATTTAAAACATTACCATAACCAGTGTCCATATCGGCAATTAAAGGAATAGTTATTGATTGAGC
This Phormidium ambiguum IAM M-71 DNA region includes the following protein-coding sequences:
- the rppA gene encoding two-component system response regulator RppA, with amino-acid sequence MKIIFVEDDSILLEALSAAMNKAGHIVDAVGDGETASWLLREREYDLLILDWMLPKVSGVDLCQQYRKAGKTAPVLFLTAKDAILDKVTGLDAGADDYLVKPINVTELLARIRALGRRSPLWQGDILKLADLELHPALLIIKRQEKTTQLSTREFQLMEYFMRHPRQILTRDRIEQALWEWNMEPESKAVTILVHRLRQRLQAVDAEDWLQTVYGMGYRLAFPDSLLP
- a CDS encoding sensor histidine kinase: MFSRSRQNLARWFTLSMGSVFLVFVALFYLREAHDRLRFFDRTLFNISEIIAANVEEIVYQNQRQIDLENVPILGSDAIRLDKEVLFARWYNPEKQLLQFIGPIPQTTLNSKLGFETIYGEGSDNYSGKLRQLTLPVYQEGKLLGYLQIAASLAPVEIPLQQLQIFLVIVVPCMLLTIALIGWFLGGAAMQPIRQSYQQLQQFTADAAHELRAPLAGIVSNAQVGLMEPIDPQEQTSRLQTIAKVAESMGVLLGHLLFLARNEGKLPPEALRSTDLVNLLQPIVEEYRQQTATKNLTFTANLPDRPLILKVEPDLIRQAIINLLSNACRYTLSGGKIELTIISQPRWVIIQVKDTGIGIGEEDLQRIFDRFYRVDKVRTYQTGGFGLGLAITHQIIAAHNGQISVKSTLGKGSTFEIRLPISH
- a CDS encoding glycosyltransferase; protein product: MRMLSVGVLIDLWWRSEAGGHVKCWERFAEAAISFNNQIDLTLYFLGAKNQVIHLTKNVRYSIHSPIFGTQCLTFLDEMTEHTDLAPINPWLFSHLRKHDILHVTHPLFTLSQTARILAKYSHKFLIASLHTDVPNYSQIYTADVVRRMFGNGCLSRILLEKLQVDRRTKDSSIGKLEHYLTQCDRVLVSQPNDYEKVAEILPKNRISYLRRGINRQLFHPGKRDRTKLKYFYDIAPENFLLLFVGRLDSCKNVQTFAQAVKILLDWNYPVHALMAGQGNSAKQIKDLLGSSVTLPGVLPQSILAWLYASADLFVFPSNTEIYSNAVMEAKASGLPVLVSTKGGTAQQINQSGKDGLLINQDTPEAWAKAIASLINDPEKLLTMQQATYQQSLKQSPTWETVLAEDLLSVWQSCNCDRYSSASGIGNLSPAK
- a CDS encoding DUF1838 domain-containing protein, with amino-acid sequence MINQVKEFDTKEWVKVRSSLDGKQTFLTWTGAIYSFVPNEKKKRLFNIVGMSVSRCIPNDDETWDFTSRELTYYLDPQTNEILHKWENPWTGETVTVVHVANSPVEGRFKGKFPGQVNGEITTFVFDLFPTYPNSLAKDENFSAYSPQETYQAAELFKLTVPTKDLENPEIVTVSEMFISWDRIGPWLPWMKMGNQAGNLIYSACGLKVKDFTDLPQLLQDEINTRVPLYKNAPKSPLDDDMTSWTYFKKHFNAYLAGERFPIPEAEE
- a CDS encoding AbrB family transcriptional regulator — protein: MNNRIVKNSLVSLGLELLLSLPLGFTFAKLLPIGGIAWIFGGIAAGALTIYVSRFIKWEIQPHPIARKVGQALVGITIGFAIANGNIETVYSELPTFLFLTLFIMITGVFIGWVFSKISRTNIFTAMLATTPGGIGIMSSFAAEYNKDVSLVSVVQVIRVTSVVIIIPIIARSLANSNNTSVNNLMNHLLPTNSLSLMLLTILLFCTFLGVEISKRWQIPTPFFFGALIVGTSFSYCLNSLPFLPEINFTPPYLVNLIGQALLGISIGESWGNNPKINKTTIFYALIPVSLTIITGFIASGFAMLFTPWDWLSCMLVTAPGGSAEMVLVALSLNHDVEIVTAGHLMRLIALNASLPLWLMFFRHLEEREAKKDYLLRGLIDDQSSERV
- a CDS encoding isocitrate lyase/PEP mutase family protein; translated protein: MSAGQKLRQLIARPGIIVIPGVYDCLGAKIVEQLGFEVAATSGFGIAASTLGLPDYGFLTATEMLYSVGRIAQSITIPLIADMDTGYGNVLNVMRIVKDAAQLGLAGIILEDQEWPKKCGHFEGKRVISMAEHAGKIRAAVKARGDSSLVIIARTDARGPLGLEEALRRGNAYIEAGADILFVEAPQSVEELKAIAKTFPNFPLVANIVEGGKTPEISAPELQEMGFKIAFFPVTGLLATTQIMTACFRQLKEHGTTADFTELVKFKDFQEFIGIPKYRQIEQEFIPPEES